TTCGGCTTGCGGAGCGGGCTTCACTTCGGCTTCGACAGCCGCTTCGCCAGCCTTGCCTTCCGTGTCGATCTTCGCGATCACTTCGTCAGCCGTCACGATGTCGCCATCGTTCTTGATGACTTGCGCGAGCACGCCTGCCGACGGAGCCGGCACTTCGAGCACGACCTTGTCGGTTTCGATTTCGATCAGGATTTCGTCCTGGGCGACAGCTTCGCCCGGCTTCTTCTTCCACTGCAGCATCGTGGCTTCCGAGACCGACTCGGACAGCTGGGGAACCTTGACTTCAACAATAGCCATTTGATTTCTCTGAATACGTATCGGGTGACAACGAACCTTGTGCGAGCCGCGTCCGATGTTTGCGCGTAGCGACGCGCTTGCATGGGATGTTCAGACGCGGGGCGGGAAAGCGCTCAGCGCTTTCCCGGTTCGCTCTCTGTGGTTATTTAACGATGGACGCGCCTTTGAGACGGCCAAACGCGCCTTCGATCAGCGCCTTCTGCTGCTCGTAGTGCTTCGCGTAGTAGCCGACAGCGGGCGAAGCCGAAGCGGGACGGCCGCTGTACGCCAGCTTTTGTCCTTCCTTCATGCCTTCGCGCAGGTGATGTTCGATGTAGAACCACGGGCCCTGATTCTGCGGCTCGTCCTGCACCCACACCACTTCGGTTGCGTTGTCGTACTTCTTCAGTTCGGCTTCGAACTGCTTGTGCGCGAACGGATACAGCTGTTCGATACGCACGATCGCGACGTCTTGCGCCTTCGCTTCGCGGCGATGCGCGACGAGGTCGTAGTACACGCGGCCCGAGCAGGCCACCACGCGCTTGACCTTCTTCGCGTCGATCGTGTCGTCCACTTCACCGATCACCGGCTGGAACGAGCCCTTCGCGAGTTCCGACAGATCCGACACGGCTTCCTTGTGACGCAGCAGCGACTTCGGCGTGAAGACGATGAGCGGCTTGCGGAACAGGCGGATCATCTGACGGCGCAGCAGATGGAAAATCTGCGCCGGCGTGGTCGGCTGAACGACCTGCATGTTGTGGTCAGCGCACAGCTGCAGGAAGCGCTCGATACGCGCCGACGAGTGCTCCGGACCCTGGCCTTCGTAGCCGTGCGGCAGCAGCATCGTCAGGCCCGACACGCGGCCCCACTTCACTTCGCCCGACGAGATGAACTGGTCGATCACGACCTGCGCGCCGTTGACGAAGTCGCCGAACTGCGCTTCCCACGCGACGAACGTGTTCGGCTCAGCTGTCGAATAACCGTATTCGAAACCGAGCACGGCTTCTTCGGACAGCACCGAGTCGATCACCGTGAACTTCGCCTGGTTTTCAGCGATGTTCTGCAGCGGGATGTACGTGCCGTCGTTCCAGCGCTCGCGGTTCTGGTCGTGCAGCACCGCGTGACGGTGCGTGAACGTGCCGCGGCCCGAGTCCTGGCCCGTCAGACGCACGGCGTAGCCCGATGCGACCAACGACGCGAACGCCAGATGCTCGCCCATGCCCCAGTCCAGCGCTGCTTCGCCACGGCCCATTGCACGGCGGTCGTTGATGACGCGCTCGACCAGCGGGTGAACCTTGAAGTTCTCCGGAACCGTCGTGATGCGCTCGGCCAGACGCTTGAGTTCGGCGAGCGGCACTGCCGTGTCGGCTGCATCCGTCCACTTGCGGTTCAGGAACGGGACCCAGTCGACGGCGTACTTGCTCTTGTAGTTCGACAGAACCGGGTCGACCGTGTGGTGACCTTCGTCCATCGCCTTGCGGAATGCCTTGACGAATTCGTCGCCTTGTTCCGCCGTGATGACGCCCTGCTGCACCAGCTTTTCAGCGTACAGCGCGCGCGTGCCCGGGTGCTTGGCGATCGTCTTGTACATCAGCGGCTGCGTGACAGCCGGCGTGTCCTGCTCGTTGTGACCCAGCTTGCGGAAGCAGATGATGTCGAGCACGACATCCTTGTGGAACTGCATCCGGTAGTCGATGGCCAGCTGCGTAGCCAGCACGACTGCTTCGGGATCGTCGCCGTTCACGTGCAGAACGGGTGCCTCGATCATCTTGACGACGTCCGAGCAGTACAGCGTCGAGCGCGCATCGCGCGGATCCGACGTCGTGAAGCCGATCTGGTTGTTGATGACGATGTGCAGCGTGCCGTGCGTGCCGTAACCGCGCGTCTGCGCGAGGTTTAGCGTTTCCATCACGACGCCCTGACCTGCGAACGCAGCGTCGCCGTGGATCTGCACGGGCAGCACTTGCAGGCCCTGCTCGTCGCCGCGGCGGTCCATACGCGCCTTCGCGGAACCTTCGACCACCGGGTTCACGATTTCGAGGTGCGACGGGTTGAACGCGAGCGACAGGTGAACCGGGCCGCCTTCCGTCGCGATATCCGACGAGAAGCCCTTG
This genomic interval from Paraburkholderia sabiae contains the following:
- a CDS encoding 2-oxoglutarate dehydrogenase E1 component, coding for MMKQFQSNSYLFGGNAPYVEELYEAYLDNPASVPETWRNYFDALQNVPASDGTSANDVAHGPIVESFAQRAKANAFLPRTGGEDLTTARKQVYVQSLIGAYRFLGSQWANLDPLKRRERPAIPELEPAFYDFTEADMDQVFNTNNLYFGFEQASLRDIVKALRDTYCGTIGAEYMYLSDPEQKRWWKEKLESIRSTPNFSNDKKKHILNRLTAAEGLERFLHTKYVGQKRFSLEGGESFIASMDEVVHHAGKNGVAEIVIGMAHRGRLNVLVNTLGKMPADLFAEFEGKHVDDLPAGDVKYHKGFSSDIATEGGPVHLSLAFNPSHLEIVNPVVEGSAKARMDRRGDEQGLQVLPVQIHGDAAFAGQGVVMETLNLAQTRGYGTHGTLHIVINNQIGFTTSDPRDARSTLYCSDVVKMIEAPVLHVNGDDPEAVVLATQLAIDYRMQFHKDVVLDIICFRKLGHNEQDTPAVTQPLMYKTIAKHPGTRALYAEKLVQQGVITAEQGDEFVKAFRKAMDEGHHTVDPVLSNYKSKYAVDWVPFLNRKWTDAADTAVPLAELKRLAERITTVPENFKVHPLVERVINDRRAMGRGEAALDWGMGEHLAFASLVASGYAVRLTGQDSGRGTFTHRHAVLHDQNRERWNDGTYIPLQNIAENQAKFTVIDSVLSEEAVLGFEYGYSTAEPNTFVAWEAQFGDFVNGAQVVIDQFISSGEVKWGRVSGLTMLLPHGYEGQGPEHSSARIERFLQLCADHNMQVVQPTTPAQIFHLLRRQMIRLFRKPLIVFTPKSLLRHKEAVSDLSELAKGSFQPVIGEVDDTIDAKKVKRVVACSGRVYYDLVAHRREAKAQDVAIVRIEQLYPFAHKQFEAELKKYDNATEVVWVQDEPQNQGPWFYIEHHLREGMKEGQKLAYSGRPASASPAVGYYAKHYEQQKALIEGAFGRLKGASIVK